The following coding sequences are from one Leptolyngbya sp. NIES-3755 window:
- a CDS encoding inner-membrane translocator (similar to AA sequence:cyanobase_aa:Npun_R4719), with product MLNPSSALPQSSIWLRLKFLAPVLGAVLALLLGGVLLQLSGANPVQAYQVMFMGAFGGARQWTETLLKATPLLIIGLGMTIAFRCRVWNIGAEGQYYIGALCGSLVALTFPSLPVAVLIPLMLVAGVFGGAVWSAIAGLLHLLRGMNLIICTLMLNYIGILIVQYAARVPLRQPDGFLPESAQFGNHAQIPVLFGTRLHWGMAIALLLVGGVYLLLWHTPLGFQLRVVGSRLSVARSVGINTSRSILLALMMSGGLAGLAGIVEVSYTYTRLKGEISDSYGFSGILVALLGQLHPIGILIAAILFSALMVGAQSLNVVLQIPASAAQVIQALVVLFVLAGSALANRRS from the coding sequence TTGCTGAATCCTAGTTCTGCACTTCCACAGTCCTCGATTTGGCTACGACTGAAGTTTCTCGCTCCGGTTCTCGGTGCAGTGCTGGCTTTATTATTGGGTGGAGTTCTGCTGCAATTGAGCGGTGCAAATCCAGTGCAGGCTTATCAAGTCATGTTCATGGGTGCGTTTGGGGGAGCGCGACAATGGACTGAAACGCTGCTGAAAGCCACACCGCTGCTGATTATTGGATTGGGAATGACGATCGCATTTCGGTGTCGAGTTTGGAACATTGGAGCCGAAGGACAGTACTATATTGGTGCTTTGTGCGGCAGTCTTGTTGCACTCACTTTTCCGAGTTTACCTGTGGCAGTGTTGATTCCCTTGATGTTAGTGGCTGGTGTTTTTGGTGGCGCAGTGTGGAGTGCGATCGCTGGATTGCTTCATCTTCTGCGCGGCATGAACTTGATCATTTGCACTTTAATGCTGAACTATATCGGCATTCTCATCGTTCAATATGCGGCACGAGTTCCGCTGAGACAGCCTGATGGATTTTTACCGGAGTCAGCGCAATTTGGCAATCATGCTCAAATCCCTGTTTTGTTTGGAACTCGATTGCATTGGGGAATGGCGATCGCGCTATTGCTCGTCGGTGGAGTTTACCTGCTGTTATGGCACACGCCTTTAGGATTCCAGCTTCGGGTGGTCGGATCGCGGCTGAGTGTTGCTCGCAGTGTGGGCATTAATACCAGTCGGAGTATTTTGCTGGCATTGATGATGAGTGGTGGACTCGCAGGACTAGCAGGGATTGTTGAAGTGAGCTATACCTATACTCGCTTGAAAGGTGAAATCTCAGATAGCTATGGATTTAGTGGCATCTTAGTTGCATTGCTCGGTCAACTTCATCCGATCGGGATTTTGATCGCAGCGATTTTATTTTCAGCCTTGATGGTTGGGGCGCAATCGTTGAATGTCGTGCTACAGATTCCAGCTTCCGCTGCCCAAGTGATTCAAGCGCTAGTCGTGCTCTTTGTGCTGGCGGGTTCTGCATTGGCAAATCGTCGATCGTAA
- a CDS encoding inner-membrane translocator (similar to AA sequence:cyanobase_aa:Npun_R4718), with the protein MPWEQVLTWSFLIALLTAGIRLAVPVLLAVLGEIITERSGVMNLGLEGVMLVGGLAGFAIAASLEQATGNASLAAWIGLAAGLFGGALMGLLMAVLTVSLKTDQVVTGVTLVLFGQGLTAYLFRSRIGLSGTRVQGLETWAIPGLSNLPIVGEILFNQTAIVYLTALLVYVCWFFLFCTNAGLALRAVGENPAAAETSGLNVDRIRYFAVIAGSALAGLGGAVLTVVQLRLFTEGIMAGRGWIAIALVFFSRWQPIWALFGALLFGVADALQYRIQALGAEDLPYEFLLMLPYVLTLMALLRGTGRSETPASLGIPYIKQDRS; encoded by the coding sequence ATGCCCTGGGAACAAGTTCTAACCTGGAGTTTCTTGATCGCATTGCTCACCGCAGGAATTCGATTAGCTGTGCCCGTTTTATTAGCTGTATTAGGAGAAATCATCACCGAGCGATCGGGCGTGATGAATCTAGGATTAGAAGGCGTGATGCTGGTCGGTGGATTAGCGGGGTTTGCGATCGCTGCTAGTCTTGAACAAGCGACCGGGAACGCAAGTCTCGCGGCATGGATCGGGCTTGCTGCTGGATTGTTCGGTGGAGCGCTGATGGGTTTGCTCATGGCAGTATTAACCGTGAGCTTAAAGACCGATCAAGTTGTGACAGGAGTGACACTTGTTTTATTTGGGCAAGGATTGACGGCTTATCTATTTCGATCGCGGATTGGACTCTCTGGAACACGAGTGCAAGGACTGGAAACTTGGGCAATTCCAGGACTCTCGAACTTGCCCATCGTAGGTGAGATTTTGTTTAATCAAACTGCGATCGTTTATCTCACAGCACTTCTCGTCTATGTTTGCTGGTTCTTCTTATTTTGCACAAATGCGGGGCTTGCTCTAAGAGCAGTAGGCGAGAATCCAGCGGCAGCCGAGACTTCAGGATTGAATGTCGATCGGATTCGTTATTTTGCTGTGATTGCGGGTTCTGCTCTAGCAGGTTTGGGGGGTGCAGTATTGACGGTCGTTCAACTCAGGCTCTTTACCGAGGGAATCATGGCGGGTCGGGGTTGGATTGCGATCGCGCTTGTGTTTTTCTCGCGTTGGCAACCTATTTGGGCACTCTTTGGCGCACTATTGTTTGGTGTGGCAGATGCGCTGCAATATCGAATTCAAGCGTTAGGAGCAGAAGATTTACCCTACGAATTTCTGCTCATGCTTCCCTATGTGTTGACGCTTATGGCACTATTACGAGGAACAGGTCGAAGTGAAACGCCTGCGTCGTTGGGAATTCCTTACATAAAACAAGACCGCTCATAG
- a CDS encoding Rieske (2Fe-2S) iron-sulfur domain protein protein (similar to AA sequence:cyanobase_aa:LBDG_49110), whose protein sequence is MIDPILWNDWHPIARSSDLKPGTLLRSRLLDTDIVLWRGENTDAIAWEDRCPHRSVKLSGGTIVEDTLVCPYHGLAYNPAGQCVKVPAHPGYTPPKQACVKSFAVQEQYGVIFVSIGNPTQPVALFPEWDDPSYRTYLSGGHYCRCSGLRAIENFLDVAHLPFVHAGILGGPDQAVIEDYEVTSIDTGIYMKDIKIWQPDPDGTGRGGVAAYDYWTIRPLTVALRKQRASGQTMVLLYYVTPVSEEECIGWMWGALNYAHDISEEVMVAFQDKVILQDMDNLESHNPKRLPLDLQAEFHLPSDRASLGYRKWLKQLGVTYGAIP, encoded by the coding sequence ATGATTGATCCAATTCTTTGGAATGACTGGCATCCGATCGCCCGATCGAGTGATCTTAAACCTGGAACTCTTCTACGATCGCGGTTGCTAGACACTGATATAGTTCTTTGGCGAGGAGAAAATACGGACGCGATCGCCTGGGAAGATCGCTGTCCGCATCGCAGTGTCAAACTTTCAGGAGGAACAATTGTTGAAGATACCTTAGTTTGTCCTTATCACGGGTTAGCTTACAATCCAGCAGGGCAATGTGTGAAAGTTCCGGCTCATCCTGGTTACACACCACCGAAGCAAGCCTGTGTGAAATCGTTTGCAGTGCAAGAACAGTATGGAGTCATCTTTGTGTCGATCGGCAATCCGACTCAGCCTGTTGCACTATTTCCAGAGTGGGATGATCCAAGCTATCGCACCTATCTGAGTGGTGGGCATTACTGTCGTTGTAGTGGATTAAGAGCGATCGAGAATTTTTTAGATGTCGCGCACCTGCCTTTTGTTCATGCGGGAATTTTAGGAGGACCTGACCAAGCAGTGATCGAAGATTATGAAGTGACTTCGATCGACACAGGTATCTACATGAAAGATATCAAGATCTGGCAGCCTGACCCGGATGGTACGGGACGAGGTGGTGTTGCAGCTTATGATTATTGGACAATTCGACCTTTAACAGTCGCACTTCGCAAACAAAGAGCCAGCGGACAAACGATGGTGTTGCTCTACTACGTCACTCCAGTTTCTGAGGAGGAGTGCATCGGCTGGATGTGGGGAGCGCTGAACTATGCTCATGACATTTCCGAAGAGGTGATGGTAGCATTTCAGGACAAAGTGATTCTTCAAGATATGGACAATCTAGAATCCCACAATCCAAAGCGATTGCCGCTCGATCTGCAAGCCGAATTTCATCTACCTAGCGATCGTGCTTCTTTAGGCTATCGCAAATGGTTAAAGCAATTAGGAGTCACTTACGGAGCGATTCCATAA